The sequence below is a genomic window from Microbulbifer hydrolyticus.
CCAGAGCGATGTGCCGGGCCACCGCTGGCGCCGTGCGGTGATGCTGATACCGGCGGAAAGTGCCTGGTGGCACGACACCGTGGGCGAGCACTTTTCCGAAACCTCGGACGAGACCCTGCAACAACTCGGCCTGGAAGCGGACGCCTTCACCTGGCCGGTGACCCGCCTCTCTTCGGGAGAGAAACAGCGGCTGGCGCTGGCGCGCGCCCTGTCCCACAAACCGGCGGCGCTGCTGCTGGATGAACCCACGGCAAACCTCGACAAAGACAGCACCGAACGGGTGGAGGCCTGGCTGCGCGATATCATCCGCCAGCAACAGTTGCCGACCCTGTGGGTCGCCCACCACGAAGACCAGATTGCACGAGTAGCCGACCGTCACTTCCATATTGTGGATAACGGCATAAAAGAACAGGAGATGACACAGTGAACGTCATCGAACTCTCCTGGTGGCAACTGGCACTGGCGGCACTGCTGGTGATCGCACTGGCCGCGTGCACCTTTCTGGCGCGCCTGGGTGTCGGCAAGCCCCTGCTGATTGCGGCCGCCCGCACCGCGATTCAACTCACCCTCGTCGGTCTGGTACTGGAAGCCCTGTTTTCGGTCGGCAGCCTGCACTGGGTCGCGCTGATGGGCATCGGCATGTTGCTGCTCGCGGGACGCGAAGTGGTGGCGCGGCAGAAGTACCCCCTGCTCGGAGGATGGAGCTTTGGTATCAGCACGCTGTCGATGTTTATCTCCGCCTTTGCCGTCACCGTGCTTACCCTCGTCGTGGTGATCAGCCCCTCCCCGTGGTACACACCACAATACGCCATTCCCCTGCTGGGCATGCTGCTGGGCAATACCATGACCGGCATCGCCCTGTCCCTGGACCGGCTGACAGAGAGCGCCCATCGCTCCCGCGCCGTCATCGAAAACCGGCTGATGCTGGGAGAAACGGCGCAGCAGGCACTGAGCGAGTTCCGCCGCGACGCCATGCGCGCGGGCCTCACGCCCATCATCAACGCCATGGCTGCGGCTGGCATCGTATCCCTGCCGGGGATGATGACCGGCCAGATACTCGCCGGCACTTCTCCGGCACTGGCGGTGAAGTATCAGATACTGATTATGTTCACCATCGCCGCCGGCACCGGCTTTGGCACCTTTGTGGCAGTAGAGCTGTGCGCGCGAAGATTGTTTGATGGGCGGGAGCGGCTACGGCTGGACCGGCTGCGCAGCCCCAGCTAGCCGCGTGCCGCTTATCCGGTCATATTCCGGCTTATATTTCCCAGTTCACCTGGAACTGCACGGAATCCTCCAGCCCCTGGTCGCCGGAGTACTGGTACAACGCCAGGCTGCCATTGACTCGCTGGTTGAATGCGAGTTTCACGAAGGGTTTCAGGTAGGTATCACCGCTGATGTAGATATTTTCGCTGTAGCAATCGCTGCAGTTGGTAATTTCGCGGCTCATATCCAGGTGGCGATACCCCGCATTCAGGCCCACCAGAAAACGCCGGCTGTCGGTCAAGGGAAACTGTACACCTGCATCTACCATTGCGGTTAATGCACTGATGGAGGAACTCTCGGTGGAGCGATCGCCGCTCCAATCATATTCCACCTGCTGGGAAAACTCGTCTTCGTCGTCCACCAGAATGGCGCCGATCCCGATATTGAAATTAAACAGGCCGTATTCGCCGGCGTAGCCAGCACCGAGACCAAAACCGGTATCGCTCACACCATCGTAATAGGCCTCGACCGGGTCAAAATTGAACAGCTCACCGTTGATACCCCAACTGCCCTGGTAGTACACATCGGACGGCATGGATTGCGGCATTTCTTGTGCGCTGGCGTTTACCGCCAGAGCCGCGGTCACAGCCGCCCCCAGCCAATACAACTTAAATCTGGTCACTTTTCCCCCAAGACATCTTTCTATCTACGAAACCCAATTACAACTTGCTGGATTAGCCAAGAAATTTTCTTAGTAGGAAAACTTAATACTTAACTAAACCCCGCTGTCGATCCTAACAGCTGACGCCATATCTCACCAACTTGCACAAGCGCATCAATGTCCAAT
It includes:
- a CDS encoding ABC transporter permease, with protein sequence MNVIELSWWQLALAALLVIALAACTFLARLGVGKPLLIAAARTAIQLTLVGLVLEALFSVGSLHWVALMGIGMLLLAGREVVARQKYPLLGGWSFGISTLSMFISAFAVTVLTLVVVISPSPWYTPQYAIPLLGMLLGNTMTGIALSLDRLTESAHRSRAVIENRLMLGETAQQALSEFRRDAMRAGLTPIINAMAAAGIVSLPGMMTGQILAGTSPALAVKYQILIMFTIAAGTGFGTFVAVELCARRLFDGRERLRLDRLRSPS
- a CDS encoding outer membrane beta-barrel protein, which gives rise to MTAALAVNASAQEMPQSMPSDVYYQGSWGINGELFNFDPVEAYYDGVSDTGFGLGAGYAGEYGLFNFNIGIGAILVDDEDEFSQQVEYDWSGDRSTESSSISALTAMVDAGVQFPLTDSRRFLVGLNAGYRHLDMSREITNCSDCYSENIYISGDTYLKPFVKLAFNQRVNGSLALYQYSGDQGLEDSVQFQVNWEI
- a CDS encoding ABC transporter ATP-binding protein, producing MATLAIKNLAIGDLKNIELEVAAGEIVCLSGTSGSGKSRLLRAIADLDLHSGSVQLGDTRQSDVPGHRWRRAVMLIPAESAWWHDTVGEHFSETSDETLQQLGLEADAFTWPVTRLSSGEKQRLALARALSHKPAALLLDEPTANLDKDSTERVEAWLRDIIRQQQLPTLWVAHHEDQIARVADRHFHIVDNGIKEQEMTQ